A DNA window from Zonotrichia albicollis isolate bZonAlb1 chromosome 2, bZonAlb1.hap1, whole genome shotgun sequence contains the following coding sequences:
- the STYXL2 gene encoding serine/threonine/tyrosine-interacting-like protein 2 has translation MASGRDSDSEEPPVPQEEEQEEEAGPDVKAVQAHYLRSPSPSRYSVISDTDTESIFMEPIHLSSAVAAKQIISEELKTKDVRVDSVCPRMLESAQQLMVEDLYNRVKEKIDDTSLFNTPCVMDLQRALMKDRLETPRDAVDEVWPNVFIAEKSVAVNKSRLKRLGITHVLNAAHGTGVYTGASFYNGLNIQYLGIEVDDFPDADISKHFRPAAEFLDEALLTYRGRILVSSEMGMSRSAVLVAAYLMIYHHMTVLEALMTLRKKRAIYPNDGFLKQLRELNEQLLEERELERSGDEDVTPSQSPLPCAGTSSRLSGAGDSESIKGAKAHSITVEEEDTSSILGSFMSSSSVEKTSWVSKHSTLITEEEEEQLYEEWRKKQGLSVKEAGVHHERRTSPKHLDQEEEQSDEDVERRIHDWQRRNEKYQMAGTAREEDGECSMGGRPYPSGEFSDVESVSSFEIRTLKKQLEASSFSRMRRSRTDSVSSESTWDMWNQRLLEIEKEAAQRYHSRNKTCGERQSPETGRKERDVDEESVLSDSSCSSFYNFCQKNKDKLTPLERWKVKRIQFGFHKKDLEPSSAPSPAEDGCQAGQEETEGKSLSDIDLTAYQAWKMKRQKKVGSESSKEEFVEFAKTEDSASAKKRQRRVELLERSKKILEESQSMCSWETESTMSGSIPLSAFWSSAPSASGADDAASALSMQTNHSSLSQARSCTGATQMPNIPLPNLPVGPGDTISMASIQNWIANVVSETIAQKQNEILMLSRPSSAMASLSGDLGRRADDDKVSLLSAQSGSSLAASQLHQQDLRRAESQSVLSCNTSVSARTEGTASNMKMSQTSKPLYSLFADDVDLKKLRRKEKEMQMEMREKMSDYQIEKVIRDNKRSTLFKKKVTKAEEDETEDDRESTTNSHRRPLQADFERTDAVFDLSSQPAASGAPKSEVDTDITKWLNGLKAEREPPSYYDQTEKAREKYRSSRVRQMDSETSSYRFCRSQRKELDSCSSYESTGDSLRTMSRFSSASAKEDKKMYKFTRSRVSETSSRGSSPDLHVFSQSPEPPFDSESPEPSTQSRVRAHHVEACEEEARSDVSECGAKRKFTQSFSKSEEDGKKEAKVEQSEERFASRQVSQYRRSTRKEEEEEMDDDAIIAAWRSRLEETTAKLQRRREE, from the exons ATGGCCAGCGGCAGAGATTCAGACAGCGAGGAGCCGCCGGTGccccaggaggaggagcaggaggaggaggcgggCCCGGACGTGAAGGCCGTGCAGGCCCATTACCTGCGCAGCCCCTCGCCCAGCCG GTATTCAGTGATATCAGACACTGACACAGAGAGCATCTTCATGGAGCCAATCCATCTGTCATCTGCTGTGGCTGCCAAACAAATCATCAGTGAAG AGCTGAAGACAAAGGATGTCAGGGTGGACTCGGTGTGTCCCAGGATGCTGGAGTCTGCCCAGCAGCTGATGGTGGAAGACCTGTACAACCGAGTTAAGGAGAAGATTGATGACACCAGCTTGTTTAACACGCCGTGTGTGATGGACTTGCAGAGGGCACTCATGAAGGACAGGCTGGAGACCCCCAGGGATGCTGTGGATGAAGTCTGGCCTAATGTCTTCATAGCAGAAAA AAGCGTTGCAGTGAACAAAAGCCGTTTGAAGAGACTGGGGATCACCCATGTCCTGAATGCAGCTCATGGCACAGGTGTCTACACAGGAGCAAGTTTCTACAATGGTCTCAATATCCAGTACCTGGGCATTGAAGTGGATGATTTTCCAGATGCAGATATCTCCAAACACTTCCGCCCAGCTGCAGAGTTCCTTGACGAAGCCCTGCTGACTTACAGAG GCAGAATCCTTGTCAGCAGTGAGATGGGGATGAGCCgctcagctgtgctggtggctgcCTACCTGATGATCTACCACCACATGACTGTTCTGGAGGCTCTGATGACCCTGAGGAAGAAGCGTGCCATCTACCCCAACGACGGCTTCCTGAAGCAGCTGCGGGAGCTCAACGAGCAGCTCTTGGAGGAGAGAGAGCTGGAGCGTTCTGGAGATGAGGATGTGACTCCAAGCCAAAGTCCTCTTCCCTGTGCAGGGACTTCTTCACGGCTCTCTGGAGCTGGGGACTCAGAGAGCATCaagggagccaaagcccactCCATCACAGTAGAAGAAGAGGACACCAGCAGCATTCTGGGTAGTTTTATGAGCTCTTCATCAGTGGAAAAAACTAGCTGGGTTTCCAAACACTCCACCCTGATcactgaggaggaagaggaacaaTTGTATGAGGAATGGAGGAAGAAACAAGGCCTATCTGTAAAGGAAGCAGGAGTTCACCATGAAAGAAGAACATCTCCAAAGCATCTGGATCAGGAAGAGGAACAATCTGATGAGGATGTGGAACGGAGGATTCACGATTGGCAGCGCAGAAATGAGAAATACCAGATGGCAGGTACAGCCAGGGAGGAGGATGGTGAATGCAGCATGGGAGGAAGACCTTACCCATCAGGTGAATTCAGTGATGTTGAGAGCGTGAGCAGTTTTGAGATCCGAACCCTAAAAAAGCAGCTGGAAGCCAGTAGCTTTagcaggatgaggaggagccgcACAGACTCTGTGTCTTCTGAGAGCACCTGGGACATGTGGAATCAGAGGCTTCTGGAGATTGAGAAAGAAGCTGCTCAGAGGTATCATTCTAGGAATAAAACCTGTGGGGAAAGACAATCCCCAGAAACGGGAAGAAAGGAGAGGGATGTGGATGAGGAGAGTGTGCTTTCAGACTCCTCCTGTAGCTCCTTCTATAATTTCTGCCAAAAGAACAAGGACAAGTTGACCCCTCTAGAAAGGTGGAAGGTCAAGAGGATCCAGTTTGGCTTTCACAAGAAGGATTTAGAACCATCATCTGCACCATCTCCAGCAGAGGATGGCTGCCAGGCAGGTCAGGAGGAAACAGAAGGGAAGAGTTTGTCAGATATTGATCTGACTGCTTACCAGGCTTGGAAAATGAAGCGGCAGAAGAAGGTGGGCAGTGAAAGCAGCAAGGAGGAATTTGTGGAATTTGCCAAAACTGAGGATTCTGCTTCAGCTAAAAAGAGGCAGAGGCGTGTAGAGCTCCTTGAACGCTCAAAGAAAATTTTAGAAGAAAGCCAGTCCATGTGCAGCTGGGAGACAGAGAGTACAATGAGTGGGAGTATTCCCCTGTCAGCTTTCTGGTCTTCAGCGCCTTCTGCAAGCGGTGCCGATGATGcagcttctgccctgagcaTGCAGACAAATCATTCATCTTTGTCACAGGCCAGGAGTTGTACTGGAGCAACACAGATGCCAAATATACCCCTTCCCAATCTCCCAGTTGGCCCAGGTGACACAATATCCATGGCAAGCATTCAGAACTGGATCGCTAACGTGGTCAGTGAAACCATTGCTCAAAAGCAGAATGAGATCCTGATGCTGTCCCGTCCATCGTCCGCCATGGCCTCCCTGTCAGGAGACCTTGGCAGGCGAGCAGATGATGACAAAGTTTCTCTTCTCAGTGCTCAGAGTGGTTcatccctggctgcctctcAGCTCCACCAGCAGGACCTGCGCAGGGCTGAGTCTCAGTCTGTGCTGTCCTGCAACACCTCCGTGAGCGCAAGGACAGAAGGGACTGCTTCAAACATGAAGATGAGCCAGACAAGCAAACCACTGTATAGCCTCTTTGCTGATGATGTTGACCTAAAGAAACtcaggaggaaggagaaagagatgcaaatggaaatgagagaaaaaatgtCAGACTATCAAATTGAAAAGGTGATCAGAGACAATAAACGCAgcactttatttaaaaaaaaggtgaCCAAAGCAGAGGAAGATGAAACAGAAGATGACAGAGAGAGTACAACAAACAGCCACAGGCGTCCCTTGCAAGCAGATTTTGAAAGAACTGATGCAGTCTTTGATCTGTCCAGTCAACCTGCAGCCTCAGGTGCACCAAAGTCAGAGGTAGATactgatattaccaagtggctcaatGGCCTGAAAGCAGAAAGAGAACCACCGTCATATTATGATCAGACTGAGAAAGCTAGAGAGAAATATAGATCATCCAGAGTTAGACAGATGGATTCTGAGACATCCAGTTACAGATTCTGCAGATCCCAAAGAAAAGAGCTAGATAGCTGTTCTTCCTACGAGTCAACAGGAGATTCACTGAGAACCATGTCAAgattttcctctgcttctgCAAAAGAGGACAAAAAGATGTACAAGTTCACAAGGTCCAGGGTCAGTGAGACAAGTTCCAGAGGAAGCAGCCCAGATCTGCATGTTTTCAGCCAGTCACCTGAACCACCCTTTGACTCTGAATCCCCTGAGCCATCTACACAAAGCCGAGTGAGAGCTCATCACGTGGAGGCATGTGAAGAGGAGGCCAGGTCAGACGTGTCAGAGTGTGGAGCAAAGAGAAAGTTCACCCAAAGCTTTTCAAAGTCTGAAGAGGATGGAAAGAAGGAGGCAAAAGTGGAGCAAAGTGAAGAAAGGTTTGCATCTAGGCAGGTCTCTCAGTACAGGCGAAGCACACgtaaagaagaggaagaagagatgGATGATGATGCCATTATTGCTGCTTGGAGAAGCCGACTAGAAGAAACTACAGCAAAGCTCCAGCGGAGAAGGGAAGAGTGA